Proteins co-encoded in one Listeria ivanovii subsp. ivanovii genomic window:
- a CDS encoding 6-phospho-beta-glucosidase, with translation MKKGVKIVTIGGGSSYTPELVEGFIKRYHELPIRELWLVDIEAGREKLEIVGNMAKRMVKAANIDCEVHLTLDRREALKDADFVTTQFRVGLLEARIKDERIPLSHGIIGQETNGAGGMFKAFRTIPVILGIVEDMRELCPDAWLINFTNPAGMVTEAVLKYGKWDKVIGLCNVPIGAIKSASDVLGKPEEDLFFKFAGINHLHWHRIFDKDGTELTETVIDGLYGPNANPGKIVENIKNMRFLYEQVKHLKMLPCPYHRYYYMTDAMLEEELTSFKNEGTRGEVVKKLEDSLFELYKDPNLDHKPEELSKRGGAHYSDAACEIINSIYNNKGTLMVVSTRNNGAIDDVPYDSAVEITSVIRAHGAEPVNFGKFPPAQRGLLQVMKSMEELTIEAAVTGDYATALQAFTSNPLVPSGDLAKTILDEMLEAHKEFLPQFAK, from the coding sequence ATGAAAAAAGGTGTAAAAATCGTTACAATTGGTGGAGGATCTAGTTACACACCAGAACTTGTTGAAGGATTTATTAAACGCTATCATGAACTTCCAATCAGAGAACTTTGGCTAGTTGATATTGAAGCTGGACGTGAAAAACTCGAAATCGTTGGTAATATGGCAAAACGGATGGTAAAAGCAGCCAATATTGACTGCGAAGTACATTTAACACTCGACCGCCGTGAAGCTTTAAAAGATGCAGATTTTGTAACAACTCAATTTCGTGTTGGTTTACTAGAAGCGCGTATTAAAGATGAAAGAATTCCACTTAGTCATGGAATTATAGGTCAGGAAACAAATGGTGCGGGCGGTATGTTCAAAGCATTCCGTACTATCCCGGTTATTCTTGGTATTGTAGAAGATATGCGCGAATTATGTCCAGATGCTTGGTTGATTAACTTCACAAATCCAGCTGGTATGGTAACAGAAGCTGTCCTTAAATATGGTAAATGGGACAAAGTAATCGGCCTTTGTAACGTACCAATTGGTGCAATTAAGAGCGCATCTGACGTTCTAGGAAAACCAGAAGAAGATCTATTTTTCAAGTTTGCAGGAATTAACCATTTACACTGGCACCGTATTTTTGACAAAGATGGTACCGAACTTACGGAAACAGTAATTGACGGTCTTTATGGACCAAATGCCAACCCAGGAAAAATCGTTGAAAACATTAAAAACATGCGTTTCTTATACGAACAAGTGAAACACTTGAAAATGCTTCCTTGTCCATACCACCGTTATTACTACATGACAGATGCAATGTTGGAAGAAGAATTGACATCATTCAAAAACGAAGGGACTCGCGGGGAAGTTGTGAAAAAATTAGAAGATAGCTTGTTCGAACTTTATAAAGATCCAAATCTTGATCATAAACCAGAAGAACTATCTAAACGTGGTGGTGCTCATTATAGTGATGCTGCCTGCGAAATTATTAACTCTATCTACAATAACAAAGGTACATTAATGGTTGTATCTACTCGTAATAATGGAGCAATTGACGATGTTCCTTATGATAGTGCAGTAGAAATTACTAGTGTTATCCGAGCACACGGAGCAGAACCAGTTAATTTTGGTAAATTCCCACCAGCTCAACGCGGCTTACTACAAGTGATGAAGTCAATGGAAGAGTTAACCATCGAAGCAGCTGTAACAGGTGACTATGCAACAGCACTTCAAGCTTTCACATCGAACCCACTCGTTCCAAGCGGCGACTTAGCAAAAACAATTTTAGATGAAATGTTAGAAGCGCATAAAGAATTCTTACCACAATTTGCCAAATAA